From the Cloeon dipterum chromosome 4, ieCloDipt1.1, whole genome shotgun sequence genome, the window TCACAAACATTAATCAATTTCCCCCGCTACGAAGTCAGATTAGGAAAGGCTACAAGAATTCAATAGTTTCGTCAAAAAAGTCTCTTTGTAAGAATTTAAAACGATAAagttaaaaccattttattgTACTTCATATCTttcaaagcataattttaaacGCCTGaatcacataaaaaaatgttacttaGATTTTAGAAATCATGTTAAATGAGAGGAGAAAGATAGCATAATTTGTCGAAATTTGTTTCAGGCCACGTTCAAGTGCATCGAGTGCAGCGTGGTACTTCGATGCAAACTCAATTACATGAAGCACATTGCACGCGCACACAGTTCTACCTGCACgatatgtaaaaaatacacagaCTTCATAAATCTGCACAATTTAAAACGGCACGCGCAAGCCGCTGCTATTCCCTTGGATCAGCCtgttgcattattttcctgtTCAAAGTGCAACGTTCACGCTTTTGAATTACaagttttgttgaaaaaagcAGAAGATCCTGAAAGTTGCCAGCACATCAGAAGTTTGTGGCAGTTTGATCtatgaagataaaaattcattatgtACTTTTGAGTTGATTGATAGACCGGAAATTTGTGATTCACAAGTAACcgaacgaaaaattaaaggagaaaaataaattgttaagaCAATTGCATGGaagatagaaataaaatattctttactgctacatatatatttgcgttttcttattttctaacttgatgaattttttgaatatttttaaactacttACTGTTTTCACTTAACACAGTGAAAGACTAAAATGTCTTGAGTCAAGTAAACTCCTGAAATTTTGGACAATGAAACCGACTAGCACACAATAAAAACATGCACTGTTGTTAAGAAGcttgcgattttttaaatatggtaATATAATtggatttctaattttatccGTACAGCAATCTATGAGATGATACAGCCTAgactcattttgaaaaatatgttctgCATAATATATCTCCTTGAGATTAagttattttagtttttccatGTCCTGGcaatgtaacaaaattatgcatatttttttagtggCAGACAGTCAAACTGGCATTGTCATTGCGAGTGAAGGGCCGCGGCTTTTATAGGTTTCCCGATTTTccgtttgtttaaataatataatttcgtTTAACTCCAAATTATAGATGtatggaaaagctacagttcTCGCCGACTTTACCGTTTACACGCATCAAATCTGTTGTCCCTATACTAATAAGATTTGAAAGGCAGAAACTGTACCTTGGCGAGAACTGTAAATTATCCATAAGTAAGTTTGAGCTTTATTTGAGCGATAGGCAAATATCACGCACTTTAATTCTTCAACTCATCcatagtttcaaaattcctcTTACAAGAGTGCTATGCAAAGCTATTTAATAAGTACGTTTTAGCATATTATACTGGCACTGCAATGGCATTCAATCCTATCTAAAAATGATTACAATTTAGAATTTACTGGCCTGGGTTGGCTGGTTTAGGATGAAAGAGCTCACGCTTGCAGAGACTTGCATCTACTCGACGATGTCAACAAGCTATCGGCACCATACGCATTCAGCTGGCATTCGTCCACATGGAAGAAGAGGATGCTATGGTGCTGGACACTGAAACTCGATTTCAAGTGTGCTACGATGAAGGAACAAAAGTTGAAGGACTCTTGGCAAGCGATTTAGATGAAGCCGAATGCTTGTCTAGTAGCGAGACAGAGGTAAGAAAAAGTATACAAATATTGTAGAAATTGAAGttttttgtgattaatttttttctaagcaaGCATTTTAACCTGGGAAATTCGGACAAAAAGCAGTGCTGTCCATTCACCAACCGctacaaatatatatataccatgcaatgcaatttaaacgcgcataatatttaatttcaatttggtaATTAAAGGTACAGTTTCTTACAAAGTTATTTACACAGACATCTctccagttcttatgagaatctcATATATAAAAGTAGGGGTAGagaaaactgtattttttccatgtgtGCATCATAAAATGCATCCTCGCTGTAGTACGTATGAATTTTCGAAAACTTATtacatgaattaattaaataaaatgtaagaaaaCGTGTTCAATTTTCCTAAATACGTttcagaaagaaataaataatgcttagTTAACTTCCAGTGTCCCacaatacattttaaaaaggtgcggtgatattttttcaggattGCAAAATGACGGAAACCATTTCAACCAacctgaaaaatgcatttattccACTTCATGGGGATGAAATGGGGTTGTCCCCTTTTGGCTGCTTCAGCTATCCAGGGGCTCAGTTTCTGTTTATCTGATGGTTTATAGAAGCTAACGTTTTCTTTCGAAGACCGgcgcataataaaaaatctgacagCTAAATCTGTGTTTCCTAGCTCCTATTCATGTCCTATGATGTACTGAAGTAGTTCCAGCGGCTGATAGACATGCAcgataaacattaaattaataattctcttGCGCAATGAGgtgcaaacaacaacaaaaaaggcGAAATATTATGTTTCTTGGGGTGCGATAAAGGCGGTTAATACCCTTAGAATACTTTGGCTAACTGGgggatatttttcaaaatatgacaATAAATGAAGCTGAGATtttgtcatgcaaatttttttgaaaacccAATAAAGTACCATTGCAATTTCatagtttttgtttgaaattcatATTGACGACtaactcaatttttcaaatgaagacTGCCGATGAAGACAGCAGCTGTCATGCCAGGAGCACCCTGATGTTTGTGCAGGAGCCAAATTTGTCTGCTAACTGCTGTTTGGACCAAGATAGCTCGTCCGAAAGTGATTGCTCTGCCTTACCTGAGACAAGGTCCATCCCCGACAAGCTGCGAAAGAAGAAAAGCAAACCCGTTCGCATCCGGCAGCCACTTAAAACCGAATTTGAGTGCAAAGTGTGTGGGGCGACCGGCGAAATCAAGTACTTTAACTCAAACCGGATCCTGCTGCGTCACCTGACAGCGGCGCACGGGATCGACCTGGAACTGCAAGGGTCGCAAGCGTGCGTGTATTGCGTGCGCAGCTACAAAACCAAGGCGTCGTACCTGAAGCACATCATCAAGGCGCACCCTCACCTCCAGGTGGAAATGAAGGCCGAGCTGATGGATCGCATTCAGCAAAACGTGGAGCGATTGATGGCCGACAAAGCCAGAAGAATCCGCCTTGAACTTGGCCTGTCTGTCCGGGCAGAGCAGCACAGACCCCTTCCTTCATTTGACACGCTCTTGCCACTCACACCGACTTACAAAAGGATGTTAGCTGCCCAAGCAGAAGAACCGTCTaagcacactcacacacacctCTTGGACACAGTTAGGCAGGACTGTGTATCCACCACGTGGCAGTCCAACTCGCTCTGTCCTTCCTGAATGAAGATCGGCATTGTCAATTCTTCAACCTAAATTAGGGATAAGATTATTTAGCAATAAATATGTTAACCTTATACTATTCGTTTCTCAATTATAGACTACTTCTTGAGAccaaaagatgatttttttaagtcatttaAGTTAGGGCTGGGAAATTTAGACGATAAATATACTCTATTTATTTCTGAGCTACCAATCAAACGTGcatgaatcatgcaattttaagtcaTTTGAACCATGTATAAAATAGTCTTAAACTACCAAAACCACCTGAAATGGCTAAAACCTTATTCCCTTAATTTggtaaattgtaaataatgaaTCCGCAGCCACTTAAGTTAATCGTCTGTTTAACTAAAAACACTCCTCTTGCGAGTGCACTTTTTGAGCCTGGAAAGCCACTCATATTAAAgtttacagtatttttttcaatttattagcTTGCGGTTTGACCGATGGGCATTTCTTGCCACTGTTAAAACCAAAGCTTCCCCTCAATCGCCCTCCAAGCataattccttttttcaacattttcgttttaaaagtaaacgagttgcaaaatagctagaatGAATTGAATACTGAGCACAAGTGCCTTCTCCCGACGATCTGGAATTTTTGGGCAATAACATGCGTTTTTGGCCCATGGGTTAAAAACATCACCCTGAAAGGTAGAATATTTGCAATGACATCTATAATCCTCGTTACGCAACGTGTTCACAACCTTTGAAAGGCGCTGATG encodes:
- the LOC135942881 gene encoding uncharacterized protein LOC135942881, which translates into the protein MEEEDAMVLDTETRFQVCYDEGTKVEGLLASDLDEAECLSSSETETADEDSSCHARSTLMFVQEPNLSANCCLDQDSSSESDCSALPETRSIPDKLRKKKSKPVRIRQPLKTEFECKVCGATGEIKYFNSNRILLRHLTAAHGIDLELQGSQACVYCVRSYKTKASYLKHIIKAHPHLQVEMKAELMDRIQQNVERLMADKARRIRLELGLSVRAEQHRPLPSFDTLLPLTPTYKRMLAAQAEEPSKHTHTHLLDTVRQDCVSTTWQSNSLCPS